From a region of the Janthinobacterium sp. 61 genome:
- a CDS encoding TadE/TadG family type IV pilus assembly protein — protein MSIKLRSCRQRQGGVFAVEFAMLALLFFLFLFAMLEVARAVYVWNMVHEITRRAARAAAVTDFSNAGALQAVRTQAVLRTTPGALPLGGGISDAYVHIDYLSESSGGAALAAVPVTEMPGCPQRNRINCLDDPHGPSCIRFVRARLCVPGDGARCERVPYRPVLPLLGMMLPSGAGAVRLPSGTTMAVAGALGYPDNPNFCP, from the coding sequence ATGTCAATTAAGCTGCGCTCCTGCCGGCAGCGCCAGGGCGGCGTCTTCGCCGTCGAATTCGCCATGCTGGCGCTGCTGTTCTTCCTCTTCCTGTTTGCGATGCTGGAAGTGGCGCGCGCCGTGTACGTGTGGAACATGGTGCACGAGATCACCCGGCGCGCGGCGCGCGCTGCCGCCGTCACCGATTTCAGCAATGCCGGCGCGCTGCAGGCCGTGCGCACGCAAGCCGTGCTGCGCACCACGCCGGGCGCGCTGCCGCTGGGTGGCGGCATCAGCGATGCGTATGTGCACATCGATTATTTGTCGGAGAGCAGTGGCGGCGCCGCGCTGGCGGCAGTGCCGGTGACGGAGATGCCAGGCTGTCCGCAACGTAACCGCATCAATTGCCTGGACGATCCGCATGGCCCCAGCTGCATCCGCTTCGTGCGCGCGCGCCTGTGCGTGCCCGGCGATGGCGCGCGCTGCGAGAGGGTGCCGTACCGGCCCGTCCTGCCCCTGCTGGGGATGATGTTGCCCTCCGGCGCTGGGGCCGTGCGTTTGCCCAGCGGGACCACCATGGCGGTGGCCGGGGCCCTGGGCTATCCGGACAACCCGAATTTCTGTCCCTGA
- a CDS encoding TadE/TadG family type IV pilus assembly protein, with product MKPLRRAPRRQGGVAAIELALILLFFMGLLPFVLLFGRALLVYTALQKSVHDAARYMATMPLPQMGSIGTATQGVAFSRQMVVDAMAESWPHMEAARVSVDCVYVDESFSCGSYPTAPLQVRIKVTVDMPVDFLPELTRKWLPQLAPIPLRANATLRYVN from the coding sequence ATGAAGCCGCTCCGCCGCGCGCCACGTCGCCAAGGCGGTGTCGCTGCCATTGAGCTGGCGCTGATCCTGCTGTTTTTCATGGGACTGCTGCCCTTCGTGCTGCTGTTCGGCCGCGCGCTGCTGGTGTACACGGCCTTGCAAAAAAGCGTGCATGACGCGGCTCGCTACATGGCGACCATGCCGCTGCCGCAGATGGGCAGCATCGGCACGGCAACCCAGGGAGTCGCGTTTTCCCGTCAGATGGTGGTCGATGCGATGGCGGAAAGCTGGCCGCACATGGAGGCCGCCCGGGTCAGCGTGGACTGCGTGTATGTCGACGAGTCCTTTAGCTGCGGTAGCTACCCGACGGCGCCGCTGCAGGTACGCATCAAGGTGACCGTGGACATGCCGGTCGATTTCCTGCCTGAGCTGACGCGCAAGTGGCTGCCGCAGCTGGCGCCGATACCGTTGCGTGCCAATGCGACATTGCGTTATGTCAATTAA